In Dysidea avara chromosome 6, odDysAvar1.4, whole genome shotgun sequence, the genomic stretch ACGGAAAGTCTATGTGTGTCTGTTCACCTGCGCTGTATCCAGAGCTGCGCATCTGGAAATTGTTAATGACTTAACCCTTGAATGTTTCTTACAGGCATTCAGACGATTCACCAGTAGGAGATCTCTTCCAAGATTGATGCTGTCAGACAATGCTACCACCTATTTGGCCGCCGCCGAGGAGCTGCAGAGTTTACTGTCATCTACAGCATTAACAGAGAACCTTGCCAGGAGAGGAGTTAAATGGCGCTTCATTCCCAAACGAGCGCCTTGGTTCGGCGGCTTTTGGGAAAGGCTGATAGGATTGACCAAGTCAGCCCTGAAGAAGGTGCTAGGCCGTACCCATGCCACTCTTGAGAGTCTCCAGACCTTAGTGACAGAAGTCGAAGCAGTTCTGAACAATCGCCCCATTACATACAGCTCACCTGATGTGGATGACCCCAGTCCAATTACTCCTGCCCATTTGCTGTATGGCAGAACAATTACCACCCTACCCTACCATGATGTAACAGCAGATGAGATTGATGACCCGACATATGGCAGTGAATCAGAAGTACGAAGAAGAGCCAAAGCCCAGGCAGTAGTGTTAAGTCACTTCTGGAGTCGATGGAGTAAGGAATATCTCACTGCCTTACGTGAATTCCACCGTATGACAGGCGACAATGTACAGACAGCAAGAGTAGGTGATGTGGTACAGATCCACGATGACACTCCGAGAGTTCAATGGCGACTAGGGATCATAGAACAGCTGAACAAGGGAGCTGATGGATTTGTTCACAGCGTGCAGTTGAGGACTTCTACTGGAACGACAAATCGTCCGATAGCAAAACTGTACCCACTAGAGATTACAGCCTCAGAGACACCATCACTAAACAGTGACAATGACACTAGCCGAGAGACCAGCATTGAATGCAGTGAAACTGCTAGACCAATTTGTCAATCGGCAAAGAGAGGACGTGAGAAGATCAAGAAGTGGACCAATACCTTGTGtgccccccggaggatgtcgaggATTGACAGACATTATGTAATGTTACTATATTTAGATTACTGTTTGTTGTAATACTGTATGCGCATGCTTATCAATTCTAAATATAGTTCGGCTTAAGGTGAAAGCACGTGTAGTTGTGTCGTCTAGACTGTCTCCCGTTACAGTGATTGGAGTAGGCAGTGTGGCTTATATCGCCGTCCTTCAACCACTATACCTCACACATCGCGATAAATGAGCCATGCGCAATCATCAATACGCAATGTATGGGAGTTATTTGCAATCAACGGACTTCAGCCTGAAAGAGCAGTGACTTCCCGGTTGAATTGTGATAAAATTGTATTGAACAAAAGAAAGCTGAAGGTTAGAAATTGTTAATTCCACCCGTTTTTTTTGGGAAAGTCTAATGTGTAAGGTGTAGCGAACCTTTACACTTTAAAAACATGTGTTTTGCgtacaaaatgtattgaaaaaaCGAAATACACATATGGCTTCatttgacaaaatgtacagaCTAGTTTTGATATGCGTTTTCCGTTAAACTGACAAAAAGACTACCAGTTATTCTGTTGTCATATACTGCTGCAACAATATCTTCGTGTAGCCCTTTAGTACGTAAATAATCGCTTAACTCTTCAAGGTCCCATTCAATCGCGAGCGACATTTTTACGTCCAACTCTCGATACGAGGTACAGCACTTGACACGAGGTAAGTCACGTGCACTAAATAGAAGTTGTTTTATTTAACAcccagtgtatatatatatggcacATGATAATAGTTACATAATGTATTTCTTGGTACAGCCAGAAAAATCATACCAATCCAACTTTTCAATTTTTTCAAAGTCCTCTTCTTGGCAGCACGCCTCAATTTTTGCCATATTTTGCATGACGAATCTTTCCTTTAGCACCAAAACTAGTTCTGCACAGACCTTGTGCAACAAGATATTTGTATCCGGTTCAGGTCTATATCTACTTCGCCTTCTTTCTTGGGGGGGCGTTGGCAGCGGAGTAAGCTCGATTGGCGACAAATTTGCCTTGGACAAATTCCGGAATCCATACGGGAATTCCCAAGGTGGAATCCCGCATTCCAGAGCAAATCTAATTTTGCTGCTGGGTGTAGACTGATGATCATCGCAACCCCTTGCCCATATCTGATGATGGTAAGCACTCTTAACGTTGTTGCTCATTCTTTTCGTCATTTTGTAGGACGTTTGCACTAGTTGTTTCACCTGTGCTTTAATTAGAGTTGGTAACCACGTTGCGATTTTTTCGTCAGTGCAGCTAGGATCGTTAAGTTGGGTGTTTCCATGCACTGTAAGGTACGTTTATTAattgtgtttttgtatgtatgttcatCATTCGATGTACTTAAAAACTTAATTAGCGGAATCCTAACAGCTCTTTTTTGGTTTTTCGTCTTAGATAAATGTCGGGAATATCGTGCACACTATGTTCTGCTACGTCACATCTCATGCTGAATGTTAAAGAATATATCCAACATGTCAAGTTATTTCATGCACATCGACCAGACTTCAAAATAACTTGTAGCATAGAAGGCTGTCAGAGAACATACAGAAAGCCAGGAACATTCTTTAACCATGTTTATGATGTACACGGAAATACCTCACAGCCTAGTGAAACTTCAGGAGGTCATGATCAGGCAGTGCAGGAGGACTTTACCAATTGCAACACAGGGTGTACTAATGAGCCAACTGATTGTGATAACCAGTCATATATACCCTCCCAAGACATGTTACAAAAGAACTCGGCCATGTTCTTACTTGAAATAAAAGAAAAGTTCAAACTTACTCAAGTATCTCTGCAGGGTGTTATAGAAGGTGTGACTGCTTTAAATCAACAAAACATCAACACATTGAAGTCACAGGTATCATTTTTATGTAATTTATGTGTATGCTTACATTGTTCTTGCCATGTAGATCTATGAAGTTACAACTACTGCAAATATTCCTCATTCACAAATGCAAGAAATTGAGaagtgttttgaaaaatatgAACATCCTTTTGCCAACCTTGAAACTCAACACAAGCAGCTAAACTACTACAAAAGTAACTTCGACTTTATTGTGAGCATTCAATTATAGTTTAAATTGAATCTGTGTTATGCTGCTATATTAGGAACCTATTGAAGTTGTACTTGGAACTCGCCGTGTATGGAAGGGAATAGGTGCTAAGAGAAGATGTGTGCTTGAAGAAGACAGTCTTATGTATGTACCAATACTTCAGAGTCTTCAAGCACTTTTAAAGAATGATGCTGTGCTTACAGAGGTACATTGAAGTCAAGGTGAACTATAATATATTTCTGCAATGTATCTTTCAGGTTGAGCGTGGGCACAGAAGCTCTTCTTCCATTCTTCATGACTATTGTGATGGAGAGTTTTTGTACCAAACGTCCTCTCTTTTCTATCTCCAATGATGCTTTACAGATATTTCTTTACTACGACGAATTAGAAACCTGTAACCCATTGGGATCCAATGTTAGGTACGTATATGTATTCTGTTAGTTATATGTTTAAACACTTATTTCCATAATATAGGGTCGTTCTATTTTACTCTTGGCAATTTACCTCCTAAGTACAGGTCTAGGCTTGCTAGCATACAACTTTTGGTGCTGGTAAAGTCTATTCATGTTTCAAAGTATGGTATGGATGCTGTTATGGAACCATTCATTAGTGATTTAAAGAAACTGGTAATCAGATAAATTGTAACATTATAATATTGCTACATATGTGCTTGCTTGTTTTTTGTAGGAGAAAGGAGTTGAATTTATTGTTCGGGGAACTAAAAGAAAATTCTATGGTATTTTTGCTATAGTCTCTGCAGACAACCTTGGAAGCCTCGCATTGGGCGGCTTCAAAGAAAGCTGTAGTGCTGAAAAGATGTGCAGACAGTGTATGACAACAAGACCCGAGTCACAGAAGAAGGTGAAATGTTATGCGATACCATACAATACAAAAGTTTGGTGAGAGAAAATTTGGCTATTTTATACAAGATAGGAATTTGGTGGATAATAATATGCAGCATATTATCAAATGCATGCCTACTCTGCATGTATTTAGTTATCTAATATTTGGACAAGTGAATTGAATTCATTTTGCCAtatttgccaaaattttctcccaccaAAATTTGTATCAAACAGTTTATGACCTAAATTCTATTGTACTGCAGTTTCTTGAAGTGAACTTTGAATTGCGAACAGCAGAAAATCACAAAGATCAGTGTGCATTAGTAGAAGCTGACAAAACTGGAAAGCGATCAAAGGAATACGGCATTAATCGAGACTCTTCTCTAAATACTTTGGCTTATTTTCATGTGTGCAATGGCTCCCTCGTTCCTGACATCATGCATGATGTACTTGAGGGAGCCTTGCAATATGAAGTCAAATTAATATTGCAACATATGATTTATGAAGAAAATTACTTCACACTTGATAAAATCAATTCAAGATTGGAAAATCTTGAACTTGGAAGCATTGAATCTAAAAGCAGGCCTACACCTATATCATCAAACACCTTAAACTCAGATGGAAGTAGTCTGAGGCAAAATGTTTAGTGTAACAATAGTCTTGCAAAGGTTAATTGTTCTTTTATAGCGTCGCAGATGTGGCTATTAGGATGCATATTGCCAATTGCAGTCGGAGAATATGTTCCTGATGATGACGAGAGATGGGCTTTATTTTTGCAACTCATGGATGTTATGGATATTTTACTTGTCCCTTGTACATCAGAGAACCATGCAATATATCTTGCTACTTTAATTAGTGACCACCACCATGAGTTCACTAAGCTGTATTCAGATGCCAACATTCTCCCCAAGCAGCATTTTATGATTCACATGCCGAGAATGATGACCCAGTAAGTGATTAAAGCAATGTTTAAAATCATTAGACATGCCATTATTTCATTTAATAGATTTGGACTTCTAGTTCGTCATTGGACGATGCGGTTTGAGGCGAAGCACTCTTACTTTAAGCAGCTGGCACAATCAATGGGAAATTTTGTGAATATCTTGGCCATGAGGCATCAACTTTACCAGTCCTATCTGAATATAGACCGACAGCATCTGCCAGGATGGGAACATAATTTGGAAAGTGGTCCAGGTAAAAATGTCTTCACATTAGCCATCATCACATCCATGCTATTTTATCCAGGATCAGTTGCAAATTCTGATGTCATTAGTGATCAACTGGAATTTCCAGTATCCAATGTTTTCAGGTACATAAACTTCTGC encodes the following:
- the LOC136257422 gene encoding uncharacterized protein produces the protein MLGSFYFTLGNLPPKYRSRLASIQLLVLVKSIHVSKYGMDAVMEPFISDLKKLEKGVEFIVRGTKRKFYGIFAIVSADNLGSLALGGFKESCSAEKMCRQCMTTRPESQKKFLEVNFELRTAENHKDQCALVEADKTGKRSKEYGINRDSSLNTLAYFHVCNGSLVPDIMHDVLEGALQYEVKLILQHMIYEENYFTLDKINSRLENLELGSIESKSRPTPISSNTLNSDGSSLRQNASQMWLLGCILPIAVGEYVPDDDERWALFLQLMDVMDILLVPCTSENHAIYLATLISDHHHEFTKLYSDANILPKQHFMIHMPRMMTQFGLLVRHWTMRFEAKHSYFKQLAQSMGNFVNILAMRHQLYQSYLNIDRQHLPGWEHNLESGPGSVANSDVISDQLEFPVSNVFSCKWVKIDGNEYKLGAGVILDVNHDLPIVGVIQDIYIINGDKIFFNVNQFSTSYEPHYRTYILEDKICSRIIGYPDLFIYIAVHIRKLRVTDFSDVFILPFALCVCD